From the Natrarchaeobaculum aegyptiacum genome, one window contains:
- a CDS encoding CDC48 family AAA ATPase, translating to MELIVKSLSQKDAGRGLAAVDGAAMTELGIENGDYVYIKGDRGEVAARVWPGYPEDEELGILRIDGRLRKAVGTNIDDTVDVSAADLPAATILTVTAPETLRVDGDLAPIVKRKLKGRAIDPGQTVHISLALGPGSSVSKRQIPIQVAEIQPSDTAIVVESTELSVEKRPAERAQDHEESSDDQLASASQSESQIQTESPDITYEDIGGVDDELEQVREMIELPMRHPELFQQLGIDPPKGVLLHGPPGTGKTLIAKAVANEIDAFFTDISGPEIMSRYYGESEEQLRSVFEDATENAPAVVFIDEIDSIAPKRDDTSGDVERRIVAQLLSLLDGIEERGEVVVIGATNRLNAIDPALRRGGRFDREIEVGIPDRDGREEIFEVHTRGMPLSKEIDLSEYAVDTHGFVGADIEQLAKEAAMRALRRVRPNLDLEADTIDAAALEAIRIEDRDFQHAMSSVDPSALREVFVEVPDTSWDEVGGLETTKERLRETIQWPLAYSPVFDELHLSAANGVLLYGPPGTGKTLLAKAVASEAQSNFISVKGPELLNKYVGESEKGVREVFEKARSNAPTVVFFDEIDAIAAERGSGGDASGVQERVVSQLLTELDGLEELEDVVVIATSNRPDLIDDALLRPGRFDRQIHVPIPDEQARREIFAVHTAHRSIGDDVELARLAGRTQGYVGADVQAICREAAMEAAREYVDGVTPSDVDDGVGTITVTAEHFDHAIKSTSSSVDQATKRRYEELERKFN from the coding sequence ATGGAACTCATCGTAAAATCACTCAGCCAGAAGGATGCCGGTCGCGGCCTCGCTGCAGTCGACGGAGCAGCGATGACTGAACTCGGTATTGAAAACGGTGATTACGTCTATATCAAGGGCGATCGCGGCGAGGTAGCCGCTCGCGTCTGGCCAGGATATCCCGAAGACGAGGAGTTGGGGATTCTTCGTATCGACGGACGGCTTCGGAAAGCAGTCGGCACCAATATCGATGACACCGTCGATGTGTCGGCTGCCGATCTCCCGGCTGCAACGATCCTCACTGTAACCGCTCCAGAGACACTGCGTGTCGACGGGGATCTTGCCCCCATCGTCAAGCGAAAGCTCAAAGGGCGGGCAATTGATCCCGGACAAACCGTCCACATTTCGCTCGCGCTTGGGCCCGGTTCGTCGGTCTCGAAACGACAGATCCCCATACAGGTCGCGGAAATCCAGCCAAGCGATACCGCCATCGTCGTCGAGTCGACGGAACTGAGCGTCGAAAAACGACCGGCCGAACGAGCGCAGGATCACGAGGAGTCGAGCGACGATCAGTTGGCGTCTGCGTCCCAGTCCGAATCACAGATCCAGACGGAATCGCCGGACATCACCTACGAGGACATCGGTGGCGTCGACGACGAACTCGAGCAGGTCCGTGAAATGATCGAGTTGCCGATGCGCCACCCCGAACTCTTCCAGCAGCTGGGGATCGATCCACCAAAGGGCGTGTTGTTGCACGGGCCGCCGGGAACAGGAAAAACACTCATCGCAAAGGCCGTCGCCAACGAGATAGACGCGTTCTTTACGGATATCTCTGGTCCGGAGATCATGTCACGATACTACGGTGAATCGGAAGAACAACTCCGGTCCGTTTTCGAGGACGCGACAGAAAACGCACCTGCGGTCGTCTTTATCGACGAGATCGACTCTATCGCACCGAAACGTGATGATACCAGCGGCGATGTCGAGCGCCGGATCGTTGCACAACTACTCTCATTGCTCGACGGTATCGAGGAGCGCGGTGAAGTCGTGGTTATCGGTGCCACCAACCGTCTCAATGCGATCGATCCCGCGCTCCGACGAGGTGGCCGGTTCGACCGCGAAATCGAAGTTGGCATTCCAGATCGAGACGGCCGCGAGGAAATCTTCGAGGTTCATACCCGTGGAATGCCCCTATCCAAGGAGATCGACCTCAGCGAGTACGCCGTAGATACCCACGGGTTCGTCGGTGCGGACATCGAACAACTCGCCAAGGAAGCAGCGATGCGGGCACTCCGTCGTGTCCGCCCGAATCTCGACCTCGAGGCGGATACGATCGACGCGGCGGCACTCGAAGCGATCCGTATCGAGGACCGTGACTTCCAGCACGCGATGAGCAGCGTCGATCCGTCCGCACTCCGTGAGGTGTTCGTCGAGGTGCCGGACACTTCCTGGGACGAGGTCGGCGGTCTCGAGACGACGAAAGAGCGACTTCGGGAGACGATCCAGTGGCCTCTCGCGTATTCACCCGTCTTCGACGAACTCCATCTCAGTGCGGCAAACGGCGTCTTGCTGTACGGGCCCCCAGGGACCGGGAAAACGTTGCTGGCCAAAGCCGTCGCAAGCGAAGCTCAGAGCAACTTTATTTCGGTCAAAGGGCCTGAATTGCTCAACAAGTACGTCGGTGAATCCGAAAAAGGAGTCCGAGAGGTGTTCGAGAAGGCTCGCTCGAACGCGCCAACGGTGGTTTTCTTCGACGAGATCGACGCCATCGCTGCCGAACGTGGGAGTGGTGGAGATGCTTCCGGCGTTCAGGAACGCGTGGTATCCCAACTGCTGACGGAACTCGACGGTCTCGAGGAACTCGAAGACGTCGTCGTGATCGCGACCAGCAACCGACCGGACCTCATCGACGACGCACTGTTGCGTCCGGGACGGTTCGACCGTCAGATCCACGTTCCGATACCAGACGAGCAGGCACGTCGCGAAATCTTTGCCGTCCACACGGCACACCGTTCGATCGGCGACGATGTCGAACTTGCCCGCCTCGCCGGTCGGACACAGGGGTACGTCGGCGCGGATGTCCAGGCGATCTGTCGGGAGGCCGCGATGGAGGCTGCACGGGAGTACGTCGATGGGGTGACACCGTCGGACGTCGACGACGGTGTCGGAACGATCACAGTGACTGCCGAGCACTTCGACCACGCGATCAAAAGCACGAGCTCGAGCGTCGACCAAGCGACGAAACGCCGATACGAGGAACTCGAGCGGAAGTTCAACTAA
- a CDS encoding lytic polysaccharide monooxygenase: MVLGIFAVQVAAAHGSMEDPASQTYYCNFIDDGDNEMCQYAYGENPQAIYDWHEINILDADSNHQELIDDGELCSASRDKYEAFNEPGDWPITEIEPGEQTLTYEASAPHETEYFQIYITKDGWNPDTRLAWDDLELIHETDPFSPDRTITIDGVDVPERSGEHVIYTVWQRSDSPEAFYSCSYVEFDGDEPDNGDEPDNGDEPDNGDEPDNGDESVHDAWDSNETYVSDDKVVHDGAVWEANWWTQGDEPGSSEWGPWEHVVDVEDDDSGNDDDSPDADEWGPDVVYNEGDQVSHDGETWEARWWTQGDEPGDSEWGPWEQVD; encoded by the coding sequence ATGGTTCTCGGAATCTTTGCGGTACAGGTGGCCGCTGCGCATGGATCCATGGAGGATCCAGCGAGTCAGACGTACTACTGCAATTTCATAGACGATGGGGACAACGAGATGTGCCAATATGCCTACGGGGAGAATCCGCAGGCAATCTATGACTGGCACGAAATAAATATCCTGGACGCTGACAGCAACCACCAGGAACTCATTGATGATGGTGAACTTTGTAGCGCCTCACGCGATAAATACGAAGCGTTCAATGAACCAGGTGACTGGCCGATAACGGAGATAGAGCCTGGTGAGCAGACGCTTACCTATGAAGCATCCGCGCCACACGAAACCGAGTACTTCCAAATCTACATCACCAAGGATGGATGGAACCCAGACACTCGGCTTGCATGGGATGACCTGGAATTGATCCACGAGACTGATCCCTTTAGCCCTGATAGAACAATAACCATCGATGGTGTAGATGTACCTGAGCGCAGTGGAGAGCACGTAATCTACACGGTCTGGCAACGGTCCGATTCGCCGGAAGCGTTCTATTCGTGCTCCTATGTTGAGTTTGACGGTGACGAACCCGACAACGGTGACGAACCCGACAACGGTGACGAACCCGACAACGGTGACGAACCCGACAACGGTGATGAATCCGTCCACGACGCGTGGGACTCTAATGAGACCTACGTGAGTGACGATAAAGTCGTTCACGATGGTGCTGTTTGGGAGGCCAATTGGTGGACACAAGGTGACGAACCCGGCAGCTCCGAGTGGGGTCCATGGGAACACGTCGTGGACGTCGAGGACGACGACAGTGGTAACGATGACGACTCACCTGACGCTGATGAATGGGGACCTGATGTGGTCTACAACGAAGGAGACCAGGTTAGCCACGACGGCGAAACGTGGGAAGCCCGGTGGTGGACCCAGGGTGACGAACCCGGTGACTCCGAGTGGGGTCCATGGGAACAAGTAGATTAG
- a CDS encoding DUF5799 family protein produces MSDSSWTDRIVGDRMTVDQQFASQIDGSEFSNQQWSLIMTATEFEIENPGDPERARIVANTEQVDQIIPELDNIQAGMGGMGGAQGGSGGSGGSGSVVDSIKGALGLGGGSGDSHAEQLEAAERLTQRYADELQSHLESEGKWDAVREMAADEA; encoded by the coding sequence ATGAGCGACTCCTCGTGGACCGATCGAATCGTCGGCGATCGGATGACCGTCGACCAGCAGTTCGCCAGCCAGATCGACGGCTCCGAGTTTTCCAACCAGCAGTGGAGCCTGATCATGACCGCGACGGAGTTCGAGATCGAAAACCCCGGCGACCCGGAGCGAGCCCGCATCGTCGCCAACACCGAACAGGTCGACCAGATCATCCCCGAACTGGACAACATCCAGGCGGGGATGGGCGGCATGGGTGGTGCTCAGGGCGGTTCCGGCGGCTCCGGCGGCTCCGGCAGCGTCGTCGACTCGATCAAGGGTGCACTCGGCCTCGGCGGCGGCAGTGGCGACTCACACGCCGAACAACTCGAGGCCGCCGAACGGCTCACCCAGCGCTACGCCGACGAGTTGCAGTCACACCTCGAGTCCGAGGGCAAGTGGGACGCCGTTCGTGAGATGGCCGCCGACGAGGCCTGA
- a CDS encoding gamma carbonic anhydrase family protein: protein MLRSFDGTEPQVADSAYVDPAAVVIGDVIVEADASVWPNTTLRGDHGTIVVGEGANVQDNAVMHEDAELEPYATIGHSAIVHDAVVGERALVGMNAVVLDGAVIGEGAVVAAGSVVTEGTEVPPNTLVAGAPAEPKAEVDDPRLRSTADRYVELSSRYAETSERLE from the coding sequence ATGCTTCGCTCGTTCGACGGAACGGAACCGCAGGTGGCCGACTCGGCGTACGTCGACCCGGCCGCAGTCGTCATCGGCGACGTGATCGTCGAAGCCGACGCCAGCGTCTGGCCGAACACGACCCTCCGGGGCGACCACGGCACGATCGTCGTCGGCGAGGGCGCGAACGTCCAGGACAACGCCGTCATGCACGAAGACGCCGAACTCGAGCCCTACGCGACGATCGGTCACAGCGCGATCGTCCACGACGCGGTGGTCGGCGAACGCGCGCTGGTCGGGATGAACGCGGTCGTCCTCGACGGCGCCGTGATCGGAGAAGGCGCCGTCGTCGCCGCCGGCAGCGTCGTCACCGAGGGAACCGAGGTCCCACCGAACACGCTCGTCGCCGGCGCACCGGCCGAACCGAAAGCCGAAGTCGACGATCCACGTCTTCGCTCGACCGCCGACCGCTACGTCGAACTCTCGAGTCGGTACGCCGAGACGTCCGAACGACTCGAGTGA
- a CDS encoding OsmC family protein yields the protein MAKTVTTISEEGYSATNEIREFETDIDATGEDSPDTLEALLAAYGSCYVPALRVAGQQRGVDDLGQIEIAITGDLNDDDKLEAISFDVSVDADVDEETAAEIFDRADDLCKVHDALKPELYAEKSL from the coding sequence ATGGCAAAGACCGTCACCACGATCTCCGAGGAAGGGTACAGCGCCACGAACGAGATCCGCGAGTTCGAGACCGATATCGACGCAACCGGCGAGGACTCTCCAGACACCCTCGAGGCACTGCTGGCCGCCTACGGCTCCTGCTACGTCCCTGCCCTCCGGGTGGCCGGCCAGCAACGCGGCGTCGACGACCTCGGTCAGATCGAAATCGCCATCACCGGCGACCTGAACGACGACGACAAACTCGAGGCGATCTCCTTCGACGTCAGCGTCGATGCGGACGTCGACGAGGAGACCGCAGCGGAGATCTTCGACCGCGCGGACGACCTCTGTAAGGTCCACGACGCGCTGAAACCGGAACTGTACGCCGAAAAATCGCTGTAG
- a CDS encoding metal-dependent hydrolase, with translation MELTWHGHSTWHVTVGGTDLLIDPFFDNPKTDLEPADVDDPDYVLLTHGHADHIAHAGEFSDATLVATPELVSYCQEEFGFEDAVGGMGMNLGGTVDCGDATVTMVRADHTNGIMTENDASGGMPAGFVIADGDPTDDDSTTVYNAGDTALMSEMKDVIGDHLAPDAAIVPIGDHFTMGPTQAGVAVDWTGADHAFPQHYDTFPPIEQDPADFEAAVSDAEVHVLEADEPFEL, from the coding sequence ATGGAACTCACCTGGCACGGCCACTCGACGTGGCACGTCACCGTAGGGGGTACCGACCTGTTGATCGATCCGTTCTTCGACAACCCGAAGACCGATCTCGAACCGGCCGACGTCGACGACCCGGACTACGTGTTGTTGACCCACGGCCACGCCGACCACATCGCTCACGCTGGCGAGTTCTCGGACGCGACGCTCGTCGCCACCCCGGAACTCGTCTCGTATTGCCAGGAGGAGTTCGGCTTCGAGGACGCCGTCGGCGGCATGGGGATGAACCTCGGGGGGACCGTCGACTGCGGTGACGCCACCGTGACGATGGTTCGCGCCGACCACACCAACGGCATCATGACCGAAAACGACGCAAGCGGCGGGATGCCCGCCGGGTTCGTGATCGCCGACGGCGACCCGACCGACGACGATTCGACCACCGTCTACAACGCCGGCGACACCGCCCTGATGTCGGAGATGAAAGACGTGATCGGCGACCACCTCGCACCTGACGCGGCCATCGTCCCGATCGGCGACCACTTCACGATGGGGCCGACCCAGGCCGGCGTCGCTGTCGACTGGACCGGCGCCGACCACGCCTTCCCACAGCACTACGACACGTTCCCGCCGATCGAGCAGGACCCCGCGGACTTCGAGGCCGCGGTCAGCGACGCCGAGGTCCACGTCCTCGAGGCAGACGAGCCGTTCGAACTGTAG
- a CDS encoding DHH family phosphoesterase produces the protein MGNCIICGTPVDGEICESHEEDVVFEFRGTAPSQLTPGRYYRGTVDGYADFGVFIDVGDHVTGLLHRSELDQRLESLDWEPGDEVYVQVLDVRDNGNVDLGWSIRQREREFRGKLIDTPQGEVRPEDLEDEDEDEGDDPVDAAGDSQSTDAEPSEPDAARTATEAVAGGEGAVVTETAAPSGPATDDAADAAPEAEPEPALKRTTVDAIGSQVGSVVRLEGEITGVRQTSGPTVFELRDETGTVECAAFEEAGVRAYPSVEIDDVVALEGEVERHHGDLQVETETLDVLADEARDGVRDRLESALENEASPANTSLLAEHAPVEAVDEELTEAATAIRRAVMEARPIVVRHWATADGYVAGAAIERAVLPLIREKHTRDDAEYHYFERRPLDGRVYDMDAATDDVTSMLEARDRHGEQIPLVVLVDTGATAESVDGYEFLSMYDAEAIVIDDSRADDEITDAVSVAVTPSLADADVADLTTTALAANVAAQVNDDVREDLEHLPAVSYWEDAPDVYTDLASDVGYDETAISERREAIALEAYYQSYKDKRELVADLLFDGERDGDLAAHVSEQFRAKLETELETAQENATIRGQDGVTVTLLDTDAFTHRYNFPTTVLLLDELHRSERDRAGSPFATLGVGTDELHVRTTETVDVRDLGDEIAAAVPDAGVGVVGGADGYVEFLPGERDAVRDAAIDALVETLA, from the coding sequence ATGGGTAACTGTATCATCTGCGGCACGCCTGTCGACGGCGAAATCTGTGAGAGTCACGAAGAAGACGTTGTCTTCGAGTTTCGTGGCACTGCCCCCTCACAGCTGACCCCGGGTCGGTACTACCGGGGCACCGTCGACGGCTACGCCGACTTCGGCGTGTTCATCGACGTCGGAGATCACGTTACGGGACTGTTGCACCGAAGCGAACTCGACCAGCGACTCGAGAGTCTCGACTGGGAACCGGGCGACGAGGTGTACGTCCAGGTTCTCGACGTCCGCGACAACGGGAACGTCGACCTCGGCTGGTCGATCCGACAGCGCGAACGCGAGTTCCGCGGCAAACTGATCGACACCCCACAGGGCGAGGTTCGCCCCGAAGACCTCGAGGACGAGGACGAAGACGAGGGTGACGACCCGGTAGACGCCGCTGGCGACTCCCAGTCGACCGACGCCGAACCGTCCGAACCGGACGCCGCTCGAACGGCCACGGAAGCGGTCGCCGGCGGCGAGGGTGCCGTCGTGACCGAAACGGCCGCCCCGTCCGGCCCGGCGACCGACGACGCGGCAGACGCCGCTCCCGAAGCAGAGCCCGAACCGGCGCTCAAGCGCACGACGGTCGACGCCATCGGTTCGCAGGTCGGCTCCGTCGTCCGGCTCGAGGGCGAAATCACCGGCGTCCGCCAGACCAGCGGCCCGACCGTCTTCGAACTGCGCGACGAAACCGGCACCGTCGAGTGTGCTGCCTTCGAAGAAGCCGGCGTCCGCGCCTACCCGAGCGTCGAGATCGACGACGTCGTCGCCCTCGAGGGTGAAGTCGAGCGTCACCACGGCGATCTGCAGGTCGAAACCGAGACCCTCGACGTACTCGCAGACGAGGCTCGCGACGGGGTTCGCGACCGCCTCGAGAGCGCCCTCGAGAACGAGGCCAGCCCAGCAAACACCTCGCTGCTCGCCGAACACGCTCCCGTCGAAGCCGTCGACGAGGAACTCACCGAGGCCGCGACGGCGATCCGTCGTGCGGTGATGGAGGCTCGACCGATCGTGGTGCGCCACTGGGCGACCGCCGACGGCTACGTCGCCGGTGCCGCCATCGAACGGGCCGTCCTCCCACTGATCCGCGAGAAGCACACCCGCGATGACGCCGAGTATCACTACTTCGAGCGCCGACCGCTCGACGGGCGCGTCTACGACATGGACGCCGCGACCGACGACGTCACCTCGATGCTCGAGGCTCGCGACCGCCACGGCGAGCAGATCCCGCTGGTCGTCCTCGTCGACACCGGCGCGACCGCGGAATCCGTCGACGGCTACGAGTTCCTCTCGATGTACGACGCCGAGGCGATCGTCATCGACGACAGCCGTGCTGACGATGAGATCACCGACGCCGTCTCGGTCGCTGTCACCCCCTCGCTCGCCGACGCCGACGTCGCCGACCTGACGACGACCGCGCTCGCGGCGAACGTCGCCGCACAGGTCAACGACGACGTCCGTGAGGACCTGGAGCACCTCCCCGCAGTCAGCTACTGGGAGGACGCCCCCGACGTCTACACCGACCTCGCGAGCGACGTGGGCTACGACGAGACCGCCATCTCCGAGCGCCGTGAGGCCATCGCACTCGAGGCCTACTACCAGTCCTACAAGGACAAGCGTGAACTCGTCGCCGACCTGCTGTTCGACGGTGAACGCGACGGTGACCTCGCCGCTCACGTCTCCGAGCAGTTCCGCGCGAAACTCGAGACCGAACTCGAGACTGCCCAGGAGAACGCGACCATCCGTGGGCAGGACGGCGTTACCGTCACGCTGCTCGACACCGACGCGTTCACCCACCGATACAACTTCCCGACGACGGTCCTCTTGCTCGACGAACTCCACCGTAGCGAGCGCGACCGTGCCGGGTCGCCGTTCGCCACCCTCGGCGTCGGGACGGACGAACTGCACGTGCGAACGACCGAGACCGTCGACGTCCGCGACCTCGGTGACGAGATCGCCGCGGCCGTCCCCGACGCTGGCGTCGGCGTCGTCGGCGGTGCAGACGGCTACGTCGAGTTCCTCCCCGGCGAACGCGACGCCGTACGCGACGCTGCGATCGACGCTCTCGTCGAGACGCTCGCGTAA
- a CDS encoding SHOCT domain-containing protein, with protein METASDPGGRFRENLTEITALLVTGVWLALLLSPIGGSAWLVALLVGYLVVVPIVALLYGDELDRKEWWDDWVGDMLYWYDESDLEDDSDGVQTAQTAQTADSASDPTTREALETLRARYAGGELTDEQFERKLDRLLETETLEDAERWRRNAELERGSGEAASGPADARGRDDELDRNLERES; from the coding sequence ATGGAGACGGCCAGCGATCCAGGAGGCCGGTTTCGCGAGAACCTCACCGAGATCACGGCCTTGCTCGTGACCGGTGTCTGGCTGGCGCTGCTCCTGTCGCCCATCGGCGGCAGTGCGTGGCTCGTCGCACTGCTGGTCGGATATCTCGTCGTGGTCCCGATCGTCGCGCTGTTGTACGGCGACGAACTCGACCGCAAGGAGTGGTGGGACGACTGGGTCGGCGATATGCTGTACTGGTACGACGAGTCGGATCTCGAGGACGATTCCGACGGGGTGCAGACGGCGCAGACGGCACAGACGGCGGATTCGGCCAGCGATCCCACGACCCGGGAGGCACTCGAGACGCTACGCGCCCGGTACGCCGGTGGCGAGTTGACCGACGAGCAGTTCGAGCGGAAACTCGACCGGTTGCTCGAGACGGAGACGCTCGAGGACGCAGAACGGTGGCGGCGGAACGCCGAGCTGGAGAGGGGTTCGGGCGAGGCAGCTTCCGGACCGGCTGACGCGCGGGGTCGGGACGACGAACTGGATCGGAACCTCGAGCGGGAGTCGTAG
- a CDS encoding tRNA uridine(34) 5-carboxymethylaminomethyl modification radical SAM/GNAT enzyme Elp3, which yields MSTETPDSDAEPTETEAFRRVCETLVDRILAGEIEREEVEKAKLEACSEHSAPKVPKNSELLDYAPEEHREDLEAVLQRKPVRTASGVSPVAIMTSPERCPHGKCLYCPGGPDSEFSSSQSYTGEEPAAARGVQNDYDPYGQVTLRLEQLRQIGHPVDKVELILMGGTMTARSHDYQEWFVKRALEAMNDYDVEKEPEPAEGVSFAEDPEEYEWKYVEDVITENETADVRNIGTTFETKPDWCDPEQIDRMLDLGGTKVEVGVQTTYERINREMHRGHGVKESMEANQRLRDAAFKVGFHMMPGQPGMSKEMCLEDFRRIFEEEAWKPDYLKIYPTLIVRGTATYDWWHRGEYEPLDNDEAAELVAEIKDMIPRYTRLQRVQRDIPADFIDAGVWKSNLRQLARQRMADHGWECECIRCREAGMNDEEPEKVELDVMTYDACGGTEHFISFEDFDQDLLIGFCRLRFPNDPVRPELENAALVRELHVYGSEVAMGDESEDGSGQHQHQGYGQRLMNRAEELAADAGYDKLSVISGIGAREYYREKLGYHQDGPYVSKRL from the coding sequence GTGAGTACCGAGACGCCCGATTCCGACGCGGAGCCCACGGAGACCGAGGCGTTCCGTCGGGTCTGTGAGACGCTGGTCGACCGCATCCTCGCGGGCGAGATCGAGCGCGAGGAGGTCGAAAAGGCCAAACTCGAGGCCTGTTCGGAACACTCGGCCCCGAAGGTACCCAAGAACTCGGAGCTGCTGGATTACGCGCCGGAAGAACACCGCGAGGACCTGGAAGCCGTGCTCCAGCGCAAGCCAGTTCGGACCGCCTCGGGGGTCTCGCCGGTCGCGATCATGACCAGCCCGGAACGGTGTCCCCACGGGAAGTGTCTGTACTGTCCCGGCGGGCCCGATTCGGAGTTCTCGAGTTCCCAGAGCTACACGGGCGAAGAACCCGCGGCCGCACGCGGGGTCCAGAACGATTACGATCCCTACGGGCAGGTGACGCTGCGACTCGAGCAGTTGCGCCAGATCGGCCACCCCGTCGACAAGGTGGAGTTGATCCTGATGGGCGGGACGATGACCGCGCGCAGTCACGACTATCAGGAGTGGTTCGTCAAGCGCGCGCTCGAGGCGATGAACGACTACGACGTCGAGAAGGAACCCGAACCCGCGGAGGGCGTCAGTTTCGCGGAGGACCCCGAGGAGTACGAGTGGAAGTACGTCGAGGACGTCATCACCGAAAACGAGACGGCGGACGTGCGCAACATCGGGACGACGTTCGAGACGAAGCCCGACTGGTGCGATCCGGAACAGATCGACCGGATGTTAGATCTCGGCGGGACGAAAGTCGAAGTTGGCGTCCAGACGACCTACGAGCGGATCAATCGGGAGATGCACCGCGGGCACGGCGTCAAGGAATCGATGGAGGCCAACCAGCGGCTTCGGGATGCCGCGTTCAAGGTCGGCTTCCACATGATGCCCGGCCAGCCCGGGATGTCGAAAGAGATGTGTCTCGAGGACTTCCGGCGAATCTTCGAGGAAGAGGCCTGGAAGCCAGACTACCTGAAGATCTACCCGACGCTGATCGTCCGCGGGACGGCGACCTACGACTGGTGGCACAGGGGTGAGTACGAGCCACTGGACAACGACGAGGCCGCCGAACTGGTGGCGGAGATCAAAGACATGATCCCGCGGTACACGCGCCTCCAGCGCGTCCAGCGGGACATCCCGGCGGACTTCATCGACGCTGGCGTCTGGAAGTCGAACCTCCGGCAACTCGCGCGCCAGCGGATGGCCGACCACGGCTGGGAGTGTGAGTGCATCCGGTGTCGCGAGGCCGGAATGAACGACGAAGAACCCGAGAAGGTCGAACTCGACGTGATGACCTACGACGCCTGCGGCGGGACGGAACACTTCATCTCCTTCGAGGACTTCGACCAGGACCTCCTGATCGGCTTCTGTCGGCTCCGGTTCCCGAACGACCCCGTGCGACCGGAACTCGAGAACGCCGCCCTCGTCCGGGAGTTGCACGTCTACGGTTCGGAGGTCGCGATGGGCGACGAGAGCGAAGACGGGAGCGGTCAGCACCAGCACCAGGGCTATGGCCAGCGACTGATGAACCGCGCCGAGGAGCTGGCTGCCGACGCCGGCTACGACAAACTCAGCGTCATCTCGGGCATCGGCGCGCGCGAGTACTACCGCGAGAAGTTAGGGTACCACCAGGACGGCCCGTACGTGAGCAAGCGGCTGTAG
- a CDS encoding DUF5787 family protein codes for MSEFAFELELCAHLETRCEGVVARQLGASVADPGGRILDVVCVEPGPKFDERPQLTSAAIPDTAIESAVGPGRARYWKDAFDCHPDRARRATERALEIGFFESQLRNGREYVRQVARYPDWYGRIRGIENKPDLGRPGDLESQLRTDVSLALVDEVVLATESYVTRAHLNRIPDEVGVWRVHRESADADPSVTASALEVEIEVVREAEPLPVDRPGVEPLEANPGRTDVEIVDADDKARTRRRLAERAYGKGWRTFGLPACGNCQLGDDAPSSEVTLPYCDWAGRVVDAGSECGPACPAHEPGDETDVDLEAERERRTPWIADPAGKRRRQSGLDQFW; via the coding sequence GTGTCGGAGTTCGCGTTCGAACTCGAGCTGTGTGCCCACCTCGAGACCCGCTGTGAGGGCGTCGTGGCCCGTCAGCTGGGCGCGAGCGTGGCCGACCCCGGTGGTCGGATCCTCGACGTGGTCTGCGTCGAGCCGGGCCCGAAGTTCGACGAGCGACCGCAACTCACGAGCGCGGCGATCCCCGATACGGCCATCGAGTCCGCCGTCGGCCCGGGCCGGGCCCGGTACTGGAAGGACGCCTTCGACTGCCATCCCGACCGTGCACGGCGAGCCACCGAACGCGCCCTCGAGATTGGCTTCTTCGAATCACAGCTTCGCAACGGCCGGGAGTACGTCCGACAGGTCGCGCGCTACCCCGACTGGTACGGACGCATTCGCGGTATCGAGAACAAGCCGGACCTCGGCCGGCCCGGCGACCTCGAGTCCCAGCTGCGGACGGACGTCAGCCTCGCGCTGGTCGACGAGGTCGTCCTCGCGACCGAGAGTTACGTGACGCGGGCGCACCTGAATCGTATCCCTGACGAGGTGGGCGTCTGGCGCGTCCATCGCGAGTCCGCCGACGCCGATCCGTCTGTAACCGCATCGGCCCTCGAGGTCGAAATCGAGGTCGTTCGCGAAGCCGAGCCACTGCCGGTCGATCGGCCGGGCGTCGAACCGCTCGAGGCCAACCCCGGCCGGACCGACGTCGAAATCGTCGACGCCGACGACAAAGCTCGCACACGTCGTCGACTCGCCGAGCGAGCCTACGGCAAGGGCTGGCGGACGTTCGGCCTGCCAGCCTGTGGGAACTGTCAGCTGGGGGACGACGCCCCTTCGAGCGAGGTTACGCTCCCCTACTGTGACTGGGCCGGTCGGGTCGTCGACGCCGGGTCGGAGTGTGGGCCAGCCTGTCCGGCCCACGAGCCGGGTGACGAAACCGATGTCGACCTCGAGGCCGAACGCGAGCGCCGGACCCCCTGGATCGCCGATCCCGCCGGCAAACGTCGACGCCAGTCCGGGCTCGACCAGTTCTGGTAA